The following are encoded in a window of Congzhengia minquanensis genomic DNA:
- the sigE gene encoding RNA polymerase sporulation sigma factor SigE, whose amino-acid sequence MRSLVSRILGRIRAILADETYFIGSSEILPPPLSAPEEARLLKELGGKNREQARKELIEHNLRLVVYVARKFENTGVATEDLVSIGSIGLIKAINTFNTDKNIKLATYASRCIENEILMFLRKIHNQKTEVSLNEPLNTDWDGNELLLSDILGTDSDDVYKNIEDEVDKQLLLSAISRLSSRERLIMELRFGLSGREEKTQKEVADMLGISQSYISRLEKRIIERLKKEIVKLIM is encoded by the coding sequence ATGAGAAGCCTCGTCTCCCGCATTTTGGGCAGGATTCGGGCAATTTTAGCAGACGAAACCTATTTTATTGGAAGCAGCGAGATTTTACCTCCGCCGCTTTCCGCGCCGGAGGAGGCCCGTCTTTTAAAAGAGCTGGGAGGTAAAAACAGAGAGCAGGCAAGAAAAGAGCTGATTGAGCACAATCTGCGGCTGGTGGTTTATGTTGCAAGAAAGTTTGAAAACACAGGCGTTGCCACGGAGGATTTGGTTTCCATTGGCTCCATCGGTCTGATTAAAGCCATTAACACCTTTAACACCGACAAAAACATTAAGCTGGCCACTTATGCCTCTCGCTGCATCGAAAACGAAATTTTAATGTTTTTAAGAAAAATACACAATCAGAAAACAGAGGTTTCGCTTAACGAGCCTTTAAACACCGACTGGGACGGAAACGAGCTTTTGCTCTCGGACATTTTAGGAACAGACAGCGATGACGTTTATAAAAACATTGAGGACGAGGTTGACAAACAGCTTCTTCTTTCCGCCATATCGCGGCTTTCCAGCCGGGAACGGCTGATTATGGAGCTTCGGTTCGGCCTTTCGGGCCGGGAGGAAAAAACGCAAAAGGAAGTAGCCGACATGCTGGGTATTTCCCAGTCATACATTTCTCGCTTGGAAAAGCGGATTATTGAGCGGCTGAAAAAAGAAATTGTAAAGCTCATTATGTAA
- a CDS encoding sialidase family protein encodes MKKIGREVLFLTAGEGNPRNGEGAFIRLSDGRILYAFTEYTGDNWEDHCSASIAGIFSGDEGETWHGRKVLLKADAGASNYMSVSLQRMDNGDIGLFYLRKDKETGTCKLYLSRSCDEADTWGSPVSCMEEDGYFVVNNDRVVRLRNGRFLVPAAQHAILKKWERFGKGELNFFASDDDGRTWSRLLDKNIHIPAEEKSTTGLQEPGVFQLENGDIWCWLRTGFGCQYECFSKNNGADWSVPAPSEFFTSPASPMQVKQVGELVVSVFNPIPNYTTRDETNTWGRTPLVCAVSRDGGKSFSNLFYLEDDPKNGYCYPAIFEGTGYFLVAYYHSNNSGVCLNSTKIKKVLFKELA; translated from the coding sequence ATGAAGAAAATTGGCAGAGAGGTTTTGTTTTTAACGGCGGGGGAGGGGAATCCCCGAAACGGTGAGGGCGCGTTTATCAGACTATCTGATGGCAGAATTCTATACGCATTTACCGAATACACGGGTGACAACTGGGAGGACCACTGCAGCGCAAGCATTGCAGGGATTTTTTCCGGTGACGAGGGAGAAACCTGGCATGGGAGGAAGGTTCTTTTAAAAGCGGATGCAGGAGCGTCGAACTATATGAGCGTATCTCTCCAACGTATGGATAACGGGGACATTGGTCTGTTTTATTTAAGAAAGGATAAGGAAACAGGCACCTGTAAACTTTACCTTTCGCGTTCGTGCGATGAAGCGGACACCTGGGGATCTCCGGTGTCCTGTATGGAGGAGGACGGCTATTTTGTCGTGAACAACGACAGGGTGGTAAGACTTAGAAACGGCAGGTTTTTGGTGCCTGCTGCACAGCATGCCATTTTAAAAAAGTGGGAACGTTTCGGCAAGGGCGAGCTAAACTTTTTTGCGTCAGACGACGATGGAAGAACATGGAGCAGGCTGCTGGACAAAAATATTCACATTCCCGCTGAGGAAAAAAGCACAACGGGCCTGCAGGAGCCGGGTGTGTTTCAGCTTGAAAACGGAGACATTTGGTGCTGGTTGAGAACGGGCTTTGGCTGCCAGTATGAATGTTTTTCAAAGAATAACGGCGCGGACTGGAGTGTGCCTGCGCCCAGCGAGTTTTTCACGTCGCCTGCTTCGCCTATGCAGGTGAAACAGGTGGGGGAGTTGGTCGTTTCGGTATTTAACCCCATTCCTAACTACACCACCCGGGACGAAACGAACACCTGGGGCAGAACGCCTTTGGTGTGTGCGGTGAGCAGGGACGGAGGGAAAAGCTTTTCGAACCTATTTTATTTGGAGGATGACCCTAAAAACGGCTATTGTTATCCAGCAATTTTTGAGGGAACGGGATATTTCCTTGTTGCTTACTATCATTCAAACAACAGCGGCGTATGTTTAAACAGCACCAAAATAAAAAAAGTTTTATTTAAGGAGCTGGCATAG
- a CDS encoding nicotinamide mononucleotide transporter, which yields MTEKTDKMITIFLVGITFILITATALIYSEDGFIIVPLYVSLAIMLLQSKANRYAFLLGGINSLLYAGVYAYTGLYAMAAYAALVSCPLQLVTFLNWSKRPYGNATVFKKLSLKNKVILFASFVVLWLLMWAFFSLFHSAYLLFDNTVTLLGIASTVLCALSFVDYAYLQIAGVGISIVLYSQMLHTKPIQITYLIYSVYALVCSVKALGKMNRLYIEQKTEESEAAA from the coding sequence ATGACGGAAAAAACAGATAAAATGATTACAATCTTCTTAGTCGGCATCACCTTTATTTTAATAACAGCAACGGCTCTTATCTATTCTGAAGATGGTTTCATCATTGTTCCGCTGTATGTGTCTTTGGCAATTATGCTTTTGCAGTCTAAGGCAAACCGCTATGCGTTTTTGCTGGGCGGCATCAATTCGCTTTTATATGCTGGGGTGTATGCCTACACCGGGCTGTATGCCATGGCGGCTTATGCTGCGCTGGTTTCCTGCCCGCTGCAGTTGGTGACCTTTTTAAACTGGAGCAAACGGCCCTATGGCAACGCGACGGTTTTTAAAAAGTTGAGCTTGAAAAATAAGGTCATTCTTTTTGCATCGTTTGTGGTTTTGTGGCTTTTAATGTGGGCGTTTTTTTCGCTGTTTCACTCGGCCTACTTGCTGTTCGACAACACGGTTACCCTGCTGGGCATTGCGTCAACCGTTCTTTGCGCCCTGTCGTTTGTGGACTACGCATATCTGCAAATTGCAGGCGTTGGAATCAGCATTGTGCTTTACAGCCAAATGCTCCACACAAAACCAATTCAAATTACATATCTTATTTATAGCGTCTATGCGCTGGTTTGCTCCGTAAAGGCGCTTGGCAAAATGAACCGGCTTTATATAGAACAAAAGACAGAGGAAAGCGAGGCTGCGGCATGA
- a CDS encoding helix-turn-helix domain-containing protein yields MDKELMIESVDLDFPGTAFRVYKFYQISSGAVAERSMPIFHHHLFYEFHFLTKGEYDFITQDKTIKISQGELFIIPPGTRHYTFQQSAETESIVLSLTIDEKPKEEGFYGYFKKSLDDAALMPVKVSDNLMQNFAQFGRITNCANIKNYCYMKRMVCDILVDLFDMLNGFDTCSKSGAAGKSKKQTELLLENYVNDPAFTLADIAEKLHYSQRHVARMIQNKYGMALGDVRNLQMVKTARRYLDEGCSVQKAAEMADFKSTDTFRKCFKKFEGVTPSAYKRRVEHDGKNR; encoded by the coding sequence ATGGACAAGGAGCTTATGATTGAAAGCGTGGATTTGGATTTTCCAGGAACGGCTTTCCGCGTGTATAAATTCTATCAAATTTCATCAGGTGCGGTTGCTGAACGAAGCATGCCGATTTTTCACCACCATTTGTTTTACGAGTTTCATTTTCTCACGAAAGGGGAATATGATTTTATTACCCAGGATAAAACAATTAAAATCTCCCAGGGTGAGCTGTTTATCATTCCGCCGGGCACGCGGCACTACACTTTTCAGCAGTCGGCGGAAACCGAAAGCATTGTTTTAAGCCTGACTATTGACGAAAAGCCAAAGGAAGAGGGCTTTTACGGCTATTTTAAAAAAAGCTTGGACGATGCGGCGCTCATGCCGGTTAAAGTGTCGGACAACTTAATGCAGAACTTTGCTCAGTTTGGAAGAATTACCAACTGCGCCAACATTAAAAACTATTGCTACATGAAGCGAATGGTCTGTGACATTTTGGTGGATTTGTTCGATATGCTGAACGGGTTTGATACTTGCAGTAAAAGCGGCGCGGCGGGCAAAAGTAAAAAACAAACGGAGCTTCTTTTGGAAAACTATGTGAACGACCCGGCGTTTACCCTTGCCGATATCGCAGAAAAACTGCACTATTCCCAGCGGCACGTGGCAAGAATGATTCAGAACAAATATGGCATGGCGCTGGGGGACGTTCGGAATTTGCAGATGGTGAAAACGGCCCGGCGGTATTTAGATGAAGGCTGTTCCGTTCAAAAGGCTGCGGAAATGGCAGACTTTAAAAGCACGGACACCTTTCGCAAATGCTTTAAAAAGTTTGAGGGCGTAACGCCTTCTGCATATAAAAGGAGGGTGGAGCATGACGGAAAAAACAGATAA
- the murC gene encoding UDP-N-acetylmuramate--L-alanine ligase, whose translation MTEFDLRNIDKSKPVFFVGIGGISMSALAHILKNDGYIVRGSDFKESETTQQLREMGIAVSIGHSAENVRGAGLVVYTAAVKKDNPELLEAGRLGILAIERARLLGAMMKNYSYPVAVSGTHGKTTTTSMLAHILCGAGLDPTILVGGVLPLIGGNMRDGGKEYFVTEACEYCASFLKFFPLYSIILNIEEDHLDFFKDIDDIISCFQKFVMRLPENGAVIANFDDENVKCAVSGSGKRVITYGIECENPDYTAKNITFDKTGFAAFDVLRNGAFYFQAKLNVPGMHNVKNALAVIAVSDLLGVSKQDMQKGFLSYKGTNRRFEHKGEVGGAKVIDDYAHHPTEVKATLKAARAVANGKKVWCVFQPHTYTRSLALKDEFAKSFFDCDGLVVTDIYAAREKDTGLITSADLVDVINKNSGNATYIKAFQDVADFFKERVSPGDLILTMGAGDVYKIGELLVK comes from the coding sequence ATGACGGAATTTGACCTGAGAAATATAGATAAATCAAAACCGGTGTTTTTTGTGGGGATTGGCGGCATTAGTATGAGCGCCTTGGCACACATTTTAAAAAACGACGGATACATTGTCCGCGGCTCCGATTTTAAAGAGAGCGAAACTACCCAGCAACTGCGGGAAATGGGCATTGCGGTTTCCATCGGCCACAGCGCGGAAAACGTTCGCGGTGCGGGACTGGTGGTTTACACCGCCGCGGTGAAAAAGGATAACCCAGAGCTTTTAGAAGCAGGCAGACTGGGTATTTTGGCAATTGAGCGGGCGCGGCTTTTGGGGGCCATGATGAAAAATTACAGTTATCCTGTGGCGGTGAGCGGCACCCACGGCAAAACCACCACCACCTCTATGTTGGCCCACATTCTATGCGGAGCAGGCTTAGATCCAACCATTTTGGTAGGCGGCGTGCTGCCGTTAATCGGCGGCAACATGCGGGACGGGGGAAAAGAATATTTTGTGACCGAGGCGTGTGAATATTGCGCCAGCTTTTTAAAGTTTTTCCCGCTTTACAGCATCATTTTAAACATTGAAGAAGACCATTTGGACTTTTTTAAGGATATTGACGACATTATCTCCTGCTTTCAAAAATTTGTTATGCGTCTGCCGGAAAACGGGGCGGTAATTGCCAATTTTGACGACGAAAACGTAAAATGTGCCGTTTCCGGCTCTGGCAAACGGGTGATTACCTATGGAATTGAGTGCGAAAACCCGGACTACACGGCGAAAAATATTACTTTTGATAAAACGGGATTTGCCGCGTTCGACGTGCTTCGAAACGGTGCGTTTTACTTTCAGGCAAAGCTCAACGTACCGGGCATGCACAACGTGAAAAATGCCCTGGCTGTGATTGCGGTTTCAGATTTGCTTGGCGTGTCGAAACAGGATATGCAAAAGGGCTTTTTGTCCTACAAAGGCACCAACCGGCGGTTTGAGCATAAAGGCGAGGTAGGCGGCGCCAAGGTCATTGACGATTATGCCCATCACCCCACAGAGGTGAAAGCCACCTTAAAAGCGGCAAGGGCTGTGGCAAACGGCAAAAAGGTTTGGTGCGTGTTCCAGCCGCACACCTACACCCGTTCCCTTGCTTTAAAGGACGAATTTGCAAAGTCCTTTTTCGACTGCGACGGACTGGTGGTTACGGACATTTATGCCGCACGGGAAAAGGATACGGGGCTGATTACCTCCGCCGATTTGGTAGATGTGATTAACAAAAACAGCGGTAACGCAACGTATATCAAAGCGTTTCAAGATGTGGCGGACTTTTTTAAAGAACGCGTCAGCCCAGGCGACTTAATTCTCACTATGGGTGCAGGTGACGTTTATAAAATTGGTGAATTACTGGTAAAGTAA
- the spoVG gene encoding septation regulator SpoVG, with product MDITDIRIRKINLESKMKAIVSVTFDNALVVHDIKVIEGADKLFVAMPSRKTPEGEYKDIAHPINSEMRDALETSILEKYQSALLTETEQAEVPADPTV from the coding sequence ATGGATATTACAGATATTAGAATTCGCAAAATCAATTTAGAATCAAAAATGAAAGCAATCGTATCCGTTACCTTCGACAATGCTTTGGTGGTACATGACATTAAGGTCATTGAAGGCGCGGATAAGCTGTTTGTGGCCATGCCCAGCAGAAAAACCCCCGAGGGCGAGTATAAAGACATTGCGCACCCCATTAACTCTGAAATGCGCGACGCTTTAGAAACCTCGATTTTGGAGAAATATCAGTCCGCCCTGCTGACAGAGACAGAACAGGCCGAGGTGCCGGCAGATCCAACTGTTTAA
- the gyrB gene encoding DNA topoisomerase (ATP-hydrolyzing) subunit B encodes MDIKVDTNYDGSQIQVLEGLEAVRKRPGMYIGSTSERGLHHLVYEIVDNSIDEALAGYCKNIYVDINGDNSITVVDDGRGIPVGIQPKMGIPAVEVVFTILHAGGKFGGGSYKVSGGLHGVGASVVNALSEYLEVEVSDGEHVHFQRYERGHSCGPLKIIGNTDKTGTRVTFKPDGEIFETLEFDFETLHTRLQEQAFLNKGLRIVLTDKRDDGQTADMKYDGGIKEFVAFLNKNKTVLHDEVIYFEAEQKDMVIEVAMQYSDAYSENIISFANNICTTEGGTHEIGFKAALTRIINDYAKRHGLMKDGDKNLSGDDAREGLAAVISVKVLEAQFEGQTKTKLGNSEVRGLTDSAMSEKLDAFLEENPAVARIVIDKALTASRAREAARKARDLTRRKSALESSTLPGKLADCANRNPENTEIYIVEGDSAGGSAKQGRDREFQAILPLWGKMLNVEKARLDKVYGNEKLQPVIMALGAGIGDDFDVEKLRYHKIIIMADADVDGSHIRTLLLTFFFRHMRPLVENGYVYIAQPPLYKIYKGKKELYAYTDEGLKDALAEIGQDAKVQRYKGLGEMNPEQLWETTMDPEKRTLLRVELNDAVKADEIFTILMGDNVEPRREFIEANAKYVNNLDI; translated from the coding sequence ATGGACATCAAAGTAGATACGAACTATGACGGTTCCCAAATTCAGGTCTTAGAAGGCCTTGAAGCCGTTCGCAAACGGCCGGGTATGTACATAGGTTCTACTTCTGAACGGGGGCTCCACCATCTTGTGTATGAGATTGTGGACAACAGTATCGACGAGGCTCTGGCCGGATACTGTAAAAATATTTATGTTGACATTAACGGCGACAACTCCATCACCGTTGTGGACGATGGACGCGGCATTCCGGTTGGCATTCAGCCTAAGATGGGAATTCCCGCCGTGGAGGTTGTGTTCACCATTTTGCACGCCGGCGGAAAATTCGGCGGCGGAAGCTATAAGGTTTCCGGCGGTTTGCACGGTGTGGGCGCGTCAGTTGTAAACGCGCTGTCGGAATATTTAGAGGTTGAGGTGTCTGACGGTGAACATGTTCACTTTCAGCGCTATGAGCGGGGCCATTCCTGCGGGCCTTTAAAAATTATCGGCAACACGGATAAAACGGGAACAAGAGTTACTTTTAAGCCCGACGGTGAAATTTTTGAAACCCTTGAGTTTGATTTTGAAACCCTGCACACCAGGCTTCAGGAGCAGGCGTTTTTGAACAAGGGCCTGCGCATTGTGCTGACCGACAAGCGGGACGACGGACAGACCGCCGACATGAAATATGACGGCGGCATTAAAGAGTTTGTTGCGTTTTTAAATAAGAACAAAACCGTGCTCCACGATGAGGTTATCTACTTTGAAGCGGAGCAAAAGGACATGGTGATTGAGGTTGCCATGCAGTATTCCGATGCATATTCTGAAAACATTATTAGCTTTGCAAACAACATTTGCACCACCGAGGGCGGCACCCATGAAATTGGCTTTAAGGCGGCATTAACCCGCATTATTAACGACTATGCCAAACGCCACGGACTGATGAAAGACGGCGACAAAAACTTAAGCGGCGACGACGCCAGGGAAGGCCTGGCGGCAGTTATTTCTGTGAAAGTTTTAGAGGCCCAGTTTGAGGGGCAGACCAAAACCAAGCTGGGCAACAGCGAGGTTCGCGGTCTGACCGATTCTGCCATGAGCGAAAAGCTGGACGCATTTTTAGAAGAAAACCCCGCCGTGGCGCGGATTGTGATTGACAAAGCCCTGACTGCCTCCCGGGCAAGGGAAGCCGCAAGAAAAGCCAGGGATTTAACCAGAAGAAAATCTGCTTTAGAGTCCTCCACCCTGCCAGGCAAGCTGGCAGACTGTGCCAACAGAAATCCTGAAAACACAGAAATTTATATCGTCGAGGGTGATTCTGCCGGCGGCTCCGCTAAACAGGGGCGCGACCGTGAATTTCAGGCAATTCTGCCCCTTTGGGGAAAGATGCTTAACGTAGAAAAGGCGCGCTTGGACAAGGTTTATGGAAACGAAAAGCTACAGCCGGTTATTATGGCCCTGGGCGCCGGAATTGGCGACGACTTTGATGTTGAAAAGCTTCGCTACCACAAAATCATTATAATGGCCGATGCCGACGTCGACGGCTCTCACATCAGAACGCTTCTGCTGACATTTTTCTTCCGCCACATGCGTCCTTTGGTGGAAAACGGCTATGTTTACATTGCACAGCCTCCCCTTTACAAGATCTATAAGGGCAAAAAAGAGCTTTATGCCTATACCGACGAGGGGCTAAAAGATGCCCTTGCCGAAATCGGGCAGGACGCAAAGGTTCAGCGCTATAAAGGTCTTGGTGAAATGAACCCGGAACAGCTTTGGGAAACCACCATGGATCCAGAAAAAAGAACGCTTTTGCGCGTGGAACTGAACGACGCGGTGAAAGCGGACGAAATTTTCACCATTTTAATGGGCGACAACGTTGAGCCCCGGCGGGAATTTATTGAGGCGAACGCGAAATATGTAAACAACCTGGACATTTAA